Proteins encoded together in one Festucalex cinctus isolate MCC-2025b chromosome 8, RoL_Fcin_1.0, whole genome shotgun sequence window:
- the hcfc1a gene encoding host cell factor 1a produces the protein MSVPGSAVTGTPASVLQPRWKRVLGWSGPVPRPRHGHRAVAIKELMVVFGGGNEGIVDELHVYNTATNQWFIPAVRGDIPPGCAAYGFVCDGTRLLVFGGMVEYGKYSNDLYELQASRWEWKKLKAKNPKNGPPPCPRLGHSFSLVGNKCYLFGGLANDSEDPKSNIPRYLNDLYILELRVGSSVVAWDIPITYGVLPPPRESHTAVVYTEKTSRKSRLIIYGGMSGCRLGDLWTLDIDTLTWNKPSVSGTAPLPRSLHSATTITNKMYVFGGWVPLVMDDVKVATHEKEWKCTNTLACLNLDAMCWETVLMDTLEDNIPRARAGHCAVAINSRLYVWSGRDGYRKAWNNQVCCKDLWYLETERPHAPARVQLVRANTNSLEVSWGAVSTADTYLLQLQKYDIPATPAAASPAMSSIPSQPVNSPKSPALAAAAPSPQTLQQTAVLKVAQQSAAGASVVTVRPSQPGKSPVTVTSLPPGVRMVVPAQATQGSQIGSSPQMSGMAALAAAAAATQKIPPASAGTVLNVPAGATILKTVAVSPGTTTVKVASPVMVSNPATRMLKTAAAQVGTAGTSSPTTTTRPIITVHKSGAVTVAQQAQVVTTVMGGVTKTIALVKSPLTMGSGGTLISNLGKMMSVVQTKPVQTSAVTGQAATNPLTQIIQTKGPLPAGTILKLVTSADGKPATIITTSQAGGAGNKPTILNISGVSSNAAKQGPTIIKTIPMSAIMTQPGATGVTSSTGMKTPITILTTKVMTTGTPGKIITAVPKLGTAAGQQGLTQVVLKGAPGQPGTILRTVPMSTVGGVRLVTPVTVSAVKPTVTTLVVKGTTGVTSLGTVTGTVSTSLAGGTVDTANASLVTPITTLGTIATLSSQVISSPAITVSAAQTTLTSATTLPSSTITVQNQPTQVTLITTPSGVEAQPVQDLPVSILASPTSEQPSSSEAGVAGDGSGTVTLVCSNPPCETHDTGTTNTATTSSATIGAGQVCSNPPCETHETGTTTTATTSSATIGAGQVCSNPPCETHETGTTNTATTASSNMPALLVCSNPPCETHETGTTNTATTASASMGGIQQVCSNPPCETHVTGTTNTSTQASSSMSEGQNGTVQRVCSNPPCETHETGTTNTPSTATSNMGGDQTSSTTGAVQRVCSNPPCETHETGTTNTATTATSSLEAGEGTAAEQTDDVTESTSSTEEASSTAAPVTTTQGRAITTVTQSTPPPGPSVPSISSITEGVSTEASSTEEPMQTEATASAEAAPAEEEATPMETQADGDPAAAVATATALNLPSELMSEGQGATLMVTGLSDEELAVTAAAEAAAQAAATEEAQALAIQAVLQAAQQAVMNEGDASGEGQQTTSIPIMLTQQELAALVQQQQQLQEAQAAAQQGAVDASMPTEGLAPADSLNDPSVESNGHSEMAAAVTSAVASLLPRTTAETLAPSSTFAPVVSVASPAKLQAAAALAEVANGIEGEKQAPQPTPVKPAVKKENQWFDVGIVKVTNMVVTHFYVPSDDSQGDDDSGVIPDYSQMKKMELQPGTAYKFRVAGINACGRGAFSEISAFKTCLPGFPGAPCAIKISKSPDGAHLTWEPPSVTSGKIIEYSVYLAIQSTQTAEAKASTPAQLAFMRVYCGPNPSCLVQSSSLSNAHIDYTTKPAIIFRIAARNEKGYGPATQVRWLQESGKDGASAKPAAKRPGTSPDAKTAGPKKARTDQ, from the exons ATGTCTGTCCCCGGTTCCGCGGTGACTGGGACCCCGGCGTCGGTTTTGCAACCGCGGTGGAAACGGGTACTCGGATGGTCGGGTCCTGTTCCCCGGCCAAGACATGGACACAGAGCTGTGGCGATAAAGGAACTGATGGTTGTGTTTGGTGGTGGAAACGAAGGGATAGTGGATGAATTGCATGTCTACAATACTG CAACAAACCAGTGGTTTATCCCTGCTGTTCGTGGTGACATCCCACCCGGTTGTGCTGCTTATGGTTTTGTGTGTGATGGCACAAGATTGCTGGTGTTTGGTGGTATGGTGGAATATGGAAAGTACAGCAATGATCTCTATGAACTACAG GCCAGCAGATGGGAATGGAAAAAGTTAAAagcaaaaaaccccaaaaatggGCCACCGCCCTGTCCACGTCTTGGTCACAGTTTTTCCCTGGTGGGAAACAAATGCTACTTGTTTGGCGGACTTGCCAATGACAGTGAGGACCCGAAAAGCAACATTCCCAG ATACCTGAATGATTTGTACATACTCGAGCTTCGTGTCGGGTCCAGCGTTGTCGCATGGGATATTCCAATCACCTATGgtgtcctgcctcctcctcgtGAGAGCCACACTGCAGTGGTTTACACAGAAAAGACAAGTAGAAAATCGCGACTGATAATCTATGGGGGGATGAGTGGATGCCGTCTTGGCGATCTATGGACTCTTGACATTG ATACCTTAACATGGAACAAACCATCAGTGAGTGGCACCGCACCACTTCCTAGGAGTCTACACTCTGCCACTACCATCACAAATAA gatgtatgtttttggtggatGGGTTCCTTTGGTAATGGATGATGTCAAAGTGGCCACACATGAGAAAGAGTGGAAATGCACAAACACCCTGGCCTGCCTAAATCTTG ATGCCATGTGCTGGGAGACAGTGTTGATGGACACCCTTGAAGACAACATTCCCAGGGCCCGTGCTGGCCACTGTGCTGTGGCTATCAATTCCAGATTGTATGTATGGAGCGGCCGTGATGGATACCGTAAAGCATGGAACAACCAAGTCTGTTGTAAAGACCTCTGGTACCTGGAAAccg AGCGGCCGCATGCCCCTGCTCGGGTGCAATTGGTCCGTGCCAATACAAACTCCCTTGAAGTGAGCTGGGGTGCAGTTTCCACTGCAGACACATACTTGTTGCAGCTGCAGAAATACGACATCCCTGCAACACCAGCTGCAGCCTCGCCAGCCATGAGTTCGATCCCCTCACAACCCGTGAACTCTCCGAAGAGTCCCGCTCTGGCTGCTGCAGCCCCGTCCCCACAGACTCTGCAACAAACTG ctgtgttgaaagttgCTCAGCAGTCTGCTGCAGGTGCATCTGTTGTCACAGTCCGCCCAAGCCAGCCTGGGAAATCTCCTGTCACTGTGACATCCCTTCCTCCTGGTGTCAGAATGGTTGTGCCTGCCCAGGCCACACAAGGCTCG CAAATTGGAAGTAGCCCTCAGATGAGTGGCATGGCAGCGTTAGCCGCTGCAGCTGCAGCAACACAGAAGATTCCGCCGGCCTCTGCTGGAACAGTGCTCAATGTTCCTGCAGGTGCTACTATTCTCAAAACAGTAGCTGTTTCCCCTGGCACAACCACCGTGAAAGTCGCTTCCCCAGTCATG GTCAGCAACCCAGCAACACGCATGCTGAAGACTGCTGCAGCTCAAGTGGGCACAGCTGGAACATCCTCCCCCACTACTACCACCAGGCCCATCATCACTGTGCACAAGTCTGGTGCAGTCACTGTGGCTCAGCAGGCCCAGGTGGTAACCACTGTGATGGGAGGAGTTACCAAAACCATCGCCTTGGTGAAGAGTCCCCTCACCATGGGCAGTGGTGGAACTCTG ATCTCCAACCTTGGCAAGATGATGTCTGTGGTTCAAACCAAACCAGTGCAGACATCAGCTGTCACAGGCCAGGCTGCCACTAACCCTCTCACCCAAATAATTCAG ACAAAGGGTCCCCTGCCAGCTGGCACCATTCTGAAGCTGGTGACGTCTGCGGATGGAAAGCCTGCAACAATCATCACCACCTCCCAGGCTGGGGGTGCCGGAAACAAGCCCACAATCCTTAACATCAGTGGCGTCTCTTCAAATGCCGCTAAACAGGGCCCTACTATTATTAAAACCATCCCAATGTCGGCCATTATGACCCAGCCTGGCGCGACAG GTGTAACAAGCAGTACTGGAATGAAAACGCCCATTACGATCCTTACAACTAAGGTGATGACCACGGGAACACCTGGCAAAATTATCACTGCAGTGCCCAAGCTCGGAACAGCAGCTGGCCAACAAGGATTGACGCAG GTTGTTTTGAAAGGTGCTCCAGGGCAACCAGGGACTATTTTGCGCACTGTACCCATGAGCACAGTTGGTGGTGTTCGACTCGTAACGCCAGTGACAGTATCTGCCGTTAAACCCACTGTCACAACCCTGGTTGTCAAGGGAACAACTG GTGTCACCTCACTTGGCACAGTGACTGGTACGGTCTCCACAAGCCTGGCAGGTGGCACTGTGGACACTGCTAACGCGTCTCTGGTTACTCCCATCACCACATTGGGGACCATTGCTACCTTGTCCAGTCAGGTCATCAGTTCGCCTGCGATAACTGTGTCTGCTGCCCAGACAACCTTAACGTCTGCAACCACACTGCCCTCGTCCACAATCACAGTGCAG AACCAGCCCACGCAGGTCACACTGATCACAACTCCCAGTGGTGTCGAAGCCCAGCCAGTGCAGGATCTACCAGTGTCGATCCTGGCTTCACCCACCTCTGAGCAGCCCAGCTCCTCTGAGGCTGGAGTTGCTGGCGATGGGTCTGGGACTGTAACACTGGTCTGCTCGAACCCGCCTTGTGAGACGCATGACACAGGAACTACTAACACGGCCACAACGTCATCTGCCACCATAGGCGCAGGGCAAGTTTGCTCCAATCCACCCTGTGAAACCCACGAAACAGGAACCACCACCACAGCTACCACCTCCTCTGCAACAATTGGAGCAGGACAGGTCTGCTCAAACCCTCCTTGCGAGACCCACGAAACAGGAACCACCAACACAGCTACGACGGCATCATCAAATATGCCCGCTCTTCTTGTGTGCTCCAACCCGCCATGTGAGACCCATGAAACGGGGACAACCAACACAGCAACCACAGCGTCAGCTAGCATGGGAGGAATCCAGCAGGTTTGCTCCAATCCTCCCTGTGAGACTCACGTGACCGGCACCACCAACACATCCACCCAGGCGTCCTCCAGCATGAGTGAAGGCCAGAATGGTACAGTGCAGAGGGTTTGCTCCAATCCGCCTTGTGAAACCCATGAGACCGGGACAACTAACACGCCATCGACAGCCACCTCCAACATGGGAGGAGATCAGACCAGCTCAACAACTGGTGCCGTTCAAAGAGTTTGCTCCAACCCACCTTGCGAAACACACGAGACTGGCACCACCAACACAGCCACCACTGCCACCAGCAGTCTTGAGGCAGGAGAAGGCACAG CGGCTGAGCAGACAGATGATGTGACCGAAAGCACCAGCAGCACAGAAGAAGCCTCTTCCACTGCAGCACCTGTTACCACCACACAAGGCAGGGCCATCACTACTGTCACTCAGTCCACGCCTCCCCCTGGGCCATCCGTTCCT TCGATCTCATCAATCACAGAGGGGGTGAGCACTGAAGCCAGCTCCACAGAAGAACCCATGCAGACTGAAGCGACTGCATCAGCAGAGGCTGCAcctgcagaggaggaagccacTCCGATGGAAACTCAGGCAGAT GGAGAcccagcagcagcagtagccacagccacagccttGAACCTGCCGTCGGAGCTCATGTCGGAGGGCCAGGGAGCCACGCTGATGGTAACGGGGCTATCGGACGAGGAGCTAGCTGTCACAGCTGCAGCAGAGGCTGCTGCTCAGGCAGCAGCGACTGAAGAAGCTCAGGCCTTGGCCATACAAGCTGTCCTCCAGGCTGCCCAGCAAGCTGTCATGA ATGAAGGCGACGCATCCGGAGAGGGCCAGCAAACCACCAGCATCCCCATCATGCTGACACAGCAGGAGCTTGCAGCGCTggtccagcagcagcagcaacttcAAGAGGCCCAGGCTGCCGCCCAGCAGGGCGCCGTAGACGCAAGCATGCCCACCGAGGGCCTCGCTCCCGCCGACAGCCTCAACGACCCCTCTGTGGAGAGCAATGGACACAGTGAGATGGCTGCTGCAGTCACAAGCGCAGTGGCTTCCTTACTGCCTCGCACCACTGCTGAGA CACTCGCTCCTTCGAGTACATTTGCACCGGTTGTGTCGGTGGCCAGTCCAGCCAAGCTGCAAGCAGCAGCTGCACTAGCGGAAGTAGCCAATGGCATTGAGGGAGAG AAGCAAGCCCCTCAGCCGACGCCTGTGAAGCCTGCTGTCAAGAAAGAGAACCAATGGTTTGATGTTGGAATTGTCAAAGTGACAAATATGGTTGTCACTCACTTCTATGTACCATCAGATGATTCTCAAGGAGAT GATGATTCTGGAGTCATTCCAGACTACAGCCAGATGAAGAAAATGGAGCTTCAGCCTGGGACGGCGTACAAGTTCCGTGTAGCTGGCATCAATGCTTGTGGGCGTGGAGCCTTCTCAGAGATCTCGGCTTTTAAGACTTGTCTGCCTGGATTCCCTGGCGCGCCATGCGCCATCAAAATCAGCAAG AGCCCCGATGGCGCTCACCTGACCTGGGAGCCCCCCTCCGTGACGTCGGGGAAGATCATCGAGTATTCCGTGTACCTGGCCATCCAGAGCACCCAGACGGCTGAGGCCAAGGCCTCCACCCCGGCCCAGCTGGCGTTCATGCGCGTGTACTGTGGACCCAACCCCTCTTGCCTGGTGCAGTCTTCCAGCCTGTCCAACGCCCACATCGACTACACCACCAAGCCGGCTATCATCTTCCGCATCGCTGCCCGCAACGAGAAGGGATACGGGCCCGCCACTCAAGTTCGATGGCTGCAGG AGTCTGGCAAAGACGGTGCCTCTGCAAAACCGGCAGCCAAAAGACCAGGCACCTCTCCTGATGC TAAGACTGctggtccaaagaaagcaaggacGGACCAGTGA